CATCTACTTCCTCAGTGAGAGATGAAGGGAGGCTGTCAGCAGAAGTAGGGGCTCAGAGATGCTGAAGAGGGATGATGACTGACTGGAAAATGGTCCAAGGCTGGGGGGAAGAGTGATGGGGCTGCCAGTATAAGCCCTGGCAACTCCTGGCTCTCAGCTCCACAGTTCAGGGGGCCTTGCTCTCCAAAAGCTGGTGAAGTGCTCCATCAGCTCCTGCAGCTTGGGCCCCGTGGCTAGTTGTGGGGGCACTAGCTGACATGCCTCTTTAaaaccatgtgtccttgaggctcctTGTATGAGCTATGCACCAGCACTCACAATGATAACAGTCCCGGGCTTGGCCAACCTGGCTGCTTTCTTGTAGGAGAGTTAGCACAAAACCTTCATGGTCTGAGGGAACACAGAGGCGCTCCGGAGGGGAggctctggtccttggaatgAAGGTCGTACAGGGACAGTCCCCCTTGGCAAGCacacagcctttgttcctctgcctacttaagcaagctgCTCTCAGGGGGCAGCAATGGTGTCCATTTCTGTCCAGTCAGGCGCCACTGGACCTTCCCTATAAGTAACTCTTcaataaacccatatgtctcATTCACTGTCTCTGGGTCTTTTCCTTGGTCTCTGGGCAATCTATCCCTCACTGCTCACCCAGCTGGGCATGTGACAGAACACTAGTGGACACTACAGTGCAGACCACACTCTTGATGTTcccctggggcagccctgtgcTGGAATCTGGTGGTTTTCTGCACCTCCTTCCTGTGCCTGGAGGCCATCTCTGCATGTTCAGTATTGTGGGCTGGGTTTAGGAGGGAGGTGGTAGTTTCCAGACTTCTTTTGTAGGGTCGGTGAAGGTTCTTGAAGAATCAATGTCTCTTGGAGAGTCTGGGGCATCTGGCTACCTGTGCCAGGCCAGGGAGCTCTCAGACATGGTCCTTCCTGCCCAATTTGCCTCAAATTCCTGGCAGGTGGCACCTGCCTCCCTCCAGCATGAGTGAACCCATGGAGCATAACACAAAACTGACCTCCACTCTCCTGCTCTTGTGCCAGTGGTATTGGGTGAATGACAGGCTGGATATGAGCTCTCCTGGGCCCCTTACTCCTTTTGCTCTTTATTCCTACCTCTTTTCTGCTACCTAGAGAGTACGTTTGGTGCTTCAAGTTCTGGCAGCCATTTTGGACCATGAGGGgagttatggattgaattgtgtcccaaaaaaagatatgttgaagacctaaccCCCAGAATCTCAGAATGATACTTTATTTGGAACAAGAttaggtcatactggagtaggatgTGCCGGTAAtacaatatgactggtgtccttataagaagagggaaagagacagacacaagagggaaggtcatgtgaagacagaggcagagactggagttatgctgccacaggCCAAAGAAcacctggggccaccagaagccCGTGAAGACTCATGTgacagattcttccctagagaGTTCAGAACAGCACAGCCTGCTGACACCTCGACTTCAGACTTCTGCCTCCAGAAGTgtgacaataaatttctgtcattttaaggcCCCCGATTTGTGGTGGGCTACACCACAGCCCTAGAAGACAACTGCAAGGGGGCTCTGGCCTCTGCTGAGGACAGCGGAGCAGAGTCAGAAGAGGCCTGGGCCTCACTGACCATGGGCTGCCACACACTCTGGTCTGATTATCTCCAGGCCTGGTTTtcatgagagagaaatgagccCTCATCTGCTGGCTGTTTTGGTTTTTCTGCTATAAGTAAATGAGTTTGATTCCTGATTGGAGACCAGGTCCCATCTACGGCCCACAGACCCTGTTCAATTTCTCTGACTGCGTTCCCCAGGCAGGGTCTCCACATTACAGAGGAAGGGACTGAGGCTGGCTGCCCAGATGTCCCTGAGCACAGCTAGCCCGGTTCCTCATCAGGGCCCCAGGCACTACCATGGGGAGAGAGGTACTGCCCCACTAGCTGGCCTTTCTTGGTGGGAGACCCTTCGCCTCCAGCAAGGAAAGCAGGCTGGGCTCCAAAGCAAGAATGTCTTTATTGAAGCTGGGTGCTGGGGCATGGAGGAGGGAGGTTCTCAAAGGCCTGGGGCTCTCCGGGTAGCTGGATACAGGTTCGGGTGTGGCTGGCAGGTCTAAGGGGCTGAGATAATCCAGGGTCAGGAGCCGGAGTCAAAGGCCAGAGATGGGGCGGCGGCTATCAGAGGGTGATGTTGTCCTCGTACAGCGACAGCAGCAGCAGGACGGTCCAGCCGCCCAGCAGGCCCACGTTGTGCAGCAGGAAGAGGAGCCAGGGCCGCGGGTCCCTCATGTTCAGCATGGCCGGGAGCTGAGGTGGGCACTGGGTCAGTGGCCAGCTCAGCGCGCCTGCTCAGCTCCCACCCAGGGCGTCCCCCTCCCGCCCTCCGCCCTGACCATGTCGCAGAGCGCCACGTAGAGGAACAGGCCGGTGGCTACCGCCAGGATCCAGGCCTCGCTGTCCTCGTCGACGCCGACTGCGAGCGCCACGTAGAGGCCGGCGAAGGCAGTGACCGCCGAGGCCAAGTTCAGGAGCAGCGCCCGGCGCACCGACAGCCCTGCGTGAAGCAGGGCCGCGAAGTCCCCTGCGGTGGGGGGCGGGGTCAGGCAGAGCCCCGCCCACCCTGGAaggcgccgccccgccccgcagTCCCGCCCACTTCCAGGgccggcccggccccgcgcccTCACCCAGCTCGTGCGGCAGCTCGTGGCAGAACACGGCCAGCGAGGTGGCGAGCCCGGTCTTCCAGGAGGACGCGAAGGCGGCGCCCACGGCCAGCCCGTCGGCGAAGTTATGCACGGCGTCGCCCAGCGTGATCATGTAGGGCAGCAGCCTCAGCCCTGCGGGCGCGGCGGGCGTGGGCCGGCGTCGGCCTGGTACCCCACTTCCGCgacccccacctccccgcccccgGCCTGCGCCCGCGCTCCGCACAaacccctggcccccagcccttcCGGGGCCTCCGTCAGGGCTCACCTGGGCTCAGTCTCCGGGGCTCCGGGCTCAGCAGCTCCGGGCTCTCCTCCGTCACCTGGAAGGGGTCCGTGTGTTTTAGCCCCTGGGCGGGGATGAGGCGAGGAGGGGCGCGGCGGGGCTGAGTCCCCAGATCAGCATCGGAGGCCAGGGGCagaagccctggggtgggggtagggatgTAGGCGCGGGAAAGGGTCCTTGTGAAGAGGGCTCCGCTTGGGGTGGGGACATCGGGCGGGGCCAGCTCACCAGGTCAGCGCAAGAGCCCTCGTGGGGCTGCTTGGGTGGCCGGAGCTCACTCGGCGCCAGCTGCAGGGACACGCCGTGGCTGTGGCCGCCGTGGCTGTGGCCGCTGTGGCTGCAAGGCCCGTCCTTTGGGTCCTGCGGAGACAGTGGCTCAGCCCCACCACGCCTCCGCCCCGTCCAACCACCGCGTCCAGCCCCCTCCCGCCTGACCTCTGGGTCCAGGGGCAGCAAGAGGTTGAAGAGGTTCTCGAACAGGAAGAAGGCGTAGAGGCCTCCGAGCATGGCCACCAGGCGCCAGGTGGGCTGTTGGTCATGGCCCTCCCCATCGTGGGTGTGCAGTCCCAGCACCTGGGGGGCAGGGCATGCTTGTGCCTTAGGCTTCCTCCCCCCAGACAAGGAGAGAAGGGTTAGGGGTGCAGAAGGGCCCCAGGAGGGTGCACCCTGAAGCAAGGCTGGCTAGGGGAGTCACTGGTGGGAGGGTCCTGGCTGGAGCTGACCTTGGGCATCAAGTGCAGGAGGGCATCACCAGTGAGCGCACCCACAGCCAGGCTCAGGAAGGTCTGGATGACGTAGTGGGTGGCAGCGCTGCAGCGGGCGCAGGTCAGAAGCAGGAGACCGAAAATTGCACAGAGGCAGATGAGCAGCGTGGCCAGTGAGCCATACAGGTACTCTGGGGGGCGGGGTGGTGGGGGCTGAGGTGAGAGCTTCCCTCAACCTgagacccccaccccctgcttccCAGGGGAAGGTGTTCAAGTCAGGTCCAGGAGTGAGCAGGAGCTCACCAGGGCTGCAGGCCATCAGGTTCGGGCCAGGCCTCTGCTCATGCTAGCCCTCCAAACTCTAGCTTCATCCTCTTCTCTTCCAGGCCCCCCACATTTCTGTGACCCCTCTCTCCAGCCAGCCCTGGCCCAACTCCacgcacccctcccccagcccagcagccACTTCCTCTTCCTTGTGCGGCCCCACCTCCATGCTGCCAGCACCCCTGGGCACAGCCAGGCAGGTAGAGCTGGGGAGGTGGGCACTCACTTTCTGCCTTGCTGAGCTGCTCCTCGGTGGAGGACTCTGGCTGAGGGCTGCAGGCTCCACTCAGTTGCTGCTGGAGCagggcagggctcagctgggcccAGGCCTCCCGGGTCACACCAGCCTCCTCAGACAGCCCATACACAGCCATCACTTCCCTGGCACTCAGGCATAGCTGGCGGTGGCAGGACGGGGAGTCAGGAATCTGAGCAGGCCCGTAGGACCCCATCTCTCCCAAGGACTGGGGCACATGGGTTGCTCACTGTGTCCCACGTGTTGGAGCTGCTGTTGGAGGTGGCAAGCTGCACAGAGTCCCGGGCCTTGGCCCCTTTTCCCAGATGATCATGGTCACTGTGGTCATCGTGGTCTCCGTGGGTCTCGCCTATCCCCAGGCGCTGCATCAAGGCTGCCAGCTCTGGCAGGGAGGACAGAATTACAAAGCGTGTATGggctccagccctgccctccccagggacaCAGAGACTGGGGCTCAGGGCACCCCGCACTCTgtggcccagcccaggcctcaccaGTCAGTGTGATGTTGGGAGCCTCATCACTGTGCTGCCGGAACACGAAGTCCACAAAGTACTGGGGGGTTGGCAGGGTGCGGAAGCAGGACCCACTCCTGACGTGGTCCAGCAGGACAGCTAGCACTGGGCCTGGGCTGCCAGGAGCCCCtgcccctgctgcctcctccagcaGCTGAGACAGGTCCACACaggcctggggaaggagctggcccTCAGCCTTGCCCACAGTGTGGCCTTCCTGGTCTTCTGCTCTGCCATCACCCCTAGTGCTCCCTGGATGACACTGACCCCTGGACCTGCCTCCACCAGGTCCTGGCCCAGCTTCCTCAGAGTACCACCTCTTCCTGCTCCTGAAGACATGGCCCAGCCCATCCCCTCCCTGaagccccttcctctccctggccCAGCTGGCCCAGGCCCCCAACTTGCCCCCTGGGCTCCTCCCTGTGGCCCCAGGAGCCTTCTCAGCCACTGTCCCTTGTGAGCCCCCAGTCCCAGGGCTCCCATAGCCCCTGTCCCACTGGGTGGTGAGCATCCATTTGTGATCTCTCAGCCCAGGCCAGCCTCCCCAGTGTGTCCTCAGACTCCCCCAGGTGCCCAGGAAGGCTTTTCAGATGTTCTGCCCACCGTAGGTAGGCCCGACCCCCTCAGTGGTCTCCCCTCCCCCTCGGGTCCTCCTTACCCACTCCACATGGCTGGCCTGCCTGGGCCCTCACCTCCTCTGCAGTAGACCGGCCAGCGACCTGGCTCTGAATCCTCTGCAGCAGCCTGCTCAGGCCTGGGGTCAGGGCCTCAGGGCCCTCAAGCAGGGCCAGGAGGTGGTCGGCGCGGGAGGCCCAGCGGCCAGCCTGGATGTCTGCACATGTGCCCTCAGGGTCGCTGAGGTAGAGGGCAGCGGCAGCACTGAGGCGGGCGATGTGCCCGGGCTCCAAGACGGACTGCTGGGGCCCTGGCTTCT
Above is a genomic segment from Equus asinus isolate D_3611 breed Donkey chromosome 12, EquAss-T2T_v2, whole genome shotgun sequence containing:
- the SLC39A4 gene encoding zinc transporter ZIP4 isoform X2, which codes for MTPSAANHRALQEIPERDPRAWTGRVEPSPSPAPGSLCPPAASPSEHSLPRAMSARGGLSMAGLLQLKPGLLLAVLVVTGTAAQPALLLTLLSSGQGVLDRVALGSLLNTLAARVHCTDGPCGKCLSVDDALALGRPEKPGPQQSVLEPGHIARLSAAAALYLSDPEGTCADIQAGRWASRADHLLALLEGPEALTPGLSRLLQRIQSQVAGRSTAEEACVDLSQLLEEAAGAGAPGSPGPVLAVLLDHVRSGSCFRTLPTPQYFVDFVFRQHSDEAPNITLTELAALMQRLGIGETHGDHDDHSDHDHLGKGAKARDSVQLATSNSSSNTWDTLCLSAREVMAVYGLSEEAGVTREAWAQLSPALLQQQLSGACSPQPESSTEEQLSKAEKYLYGSLATLLICLCAIFGLLLLTCARCSAATHYVIQTFLSLAVGALTGDALLHLMPKVLGLHTHDGEGHDQQPTWRLVAMLGGLYAFFLFENLFNLLLPLDPEDPKDGPCSHSGHSHGGHSHGVSLQLAPSELRPPKQPHEGSCADLVTEESPELLSPEPRRLSPGDFAALLHAGLSVRRALLLNLASAVTAFAGLYVALAVGVDEDSEAWILAVATGLFLYVALCDMLPAMLNMRDPRPWLLFLLHNVGLLGGWTVLLLLSLYEDNITL
- the SLC39A4 gene encoding zinc transporter ZIP4 isoform X1; this translates as MTPSAANHRALQEIPERDPRAWTGRVEPSPSPAPGSLCPPAASPSEHSLPRAMSARGGLSMAGLLQLKPGLLLAVLVVTGTAAQPALLLTLLSSGQGVLDRVALGSLLNTLAARVHCTDGPCGKCLSVDDALALGRPEKPGPQQSVLEPGHIARLSAAAALYLSDPEGTCADIQAGRWASRADHLLALLEGPEALTPGLSRLLQRIQSQVAGRSTAEEACVDLSQLLEEAAGAGAPGSPGPVLAVLLDHVRSGSCFRTLPTPQYFVDFVFRQHSDEAPNITLTELAALMQRLGIGETHGDHDDHSDHDHLGKGAKARDSVQLATSNSSSNTWDTLCLSAREVMAVYGLSEEAGVTREAWAQLSPALLQQQLSGACSPQPESSTEEQLSKAEKYLYGSLATLLICLCAIFGLLLLTCARCSAATHYVIQTFLSLAVGALTGDALLHLMPKVLGLHTHDGEGHDQQPTWRLVAMLGGLYAFFLFENLFNLLLPLDPEDPKDGPCSHSGHSHGGHSHGVSLQLAPSELRPPKQPHEGSCADLVTEESPELLSPEPRRLSPGLRLLPYMITLGDAVHNFADGLAVGAAFASSWKTGLATSLAVFCHELPHELGDFAALLHAGLSVRRALLLNLASAVTAFAGLYVALAVGVDEDSEAWILAVATGLFLYVALCDMLPAMLNMRDPRPWLLFLLHNVGLLGGWTVLLLLSLYEDNITL